The genomic DNA ACCTTGTGCTGTGAATGGTTTTTTCTAAGGTCTATCTTGCATGTGAATCAAAACTTTTCACTTGATGTTCTCAATCTAGTGAGTCTTGAAAGAAGGCTTAATTCTAGTTAGTACCTCAAGTTTGTGTAATTGCAAGTATACTGCTGTTATTTGTACCTATAGACTAAATGCATCAGTCTCAATTACAGCATCACCAATGTATTTTTAAAAGATAGTTGATATGATTTTATTGCAGGCAGTGAATTTCAAACATCATATCCTCCAGTTTTCAGGTTTTGTATGGCATGAAAGTGATGAAAAAAAAGAGATTATTCTAAAATTGTTGCTTTAGTCTTCATGGAGTTTGTTCTATTGCCTTCATTTCCTAAGTTTTTTTTTGGGTAGCAATCAACAAAATCCAAAAAACGTGAGAGAGCGGCCAAGGGAAGTTCTTCAAAGAGAATGGATGGTGCACATTCAAAGAGGTCCAGGAAGGTTTGTATCAGAAAAATGAACTTCACAATCAGCATTATGTCATTCTATGTGTTCTTCCTTTTGCAtttcaaaatttcttgattgtctcagttattaatatttgattgtgTAGCTTGTTTGTGGTAACGGATAAATGTATTAGCTGATGTCTTTGATTTGCAGAAAGCGAACAGAGATGATTCCTCTCTGAGCGAGGGTGATAAAAGCTTACCAGAAATGAACGATGAAGATGAAGTCAATGATAACAATCCTCGTAAAGGCAAAGCAATTGAGCATTCTGAGAGTGAAGATGACGAGAAAGAAACTTATGATATGATTGAAGAAGATGAACATCAAAAAGAGGATCTAGGAAAGGGTGACACAAATAAGAAGAGAGTTTCCAAACAGAGGGAAAAGGTTGGGACCGACTCCAAGGTAGAGTCTGTTTCTGCAACTACCAAGGGTTCTACTAAACCATCATCTTCCATacttgccaaaaccaaggatggTGATGATGATCTAGGTGCAAAGGTCTTCTCTAGGAAGAAGAAAATGTCTGATTCACCCAAGAAAAAGTCAACTATTAGATCAGCAAAGAACGAAAAGGATACTGGTAATCTATCAGCCATAAATTTTCATGATTAAAGTACAGTGATATTGTTGAGCACTATAATTTATCTGACTACTGGATTGATGGGTTTTCTATGAGCTATGCCAACCACTTTTCTATTTACCCGCACCATTAACATTATGCTCTGTTAAAAAAGGTATGCTAAGATAGAGATGATATTTTCAAATGTTACATCACCTACATGTCGCATTAGGAAGTAAATGAAGGCTCAAAAGCCTACTCACTAACACACTTAGTGTTCTGGTCTCATCCTAGTCAATCTCTTTCAGTTTTCCATTTGGCTTGTCTCCTCATGATGCTGTCATTTTAAGTTTCAGTCTCTTTGTTGGGTCGTTGATCGATCTTATTTTTGCAATTATGGAAATATTGCTTAGTTGATATTTCTCCTGTCACAAATCTTTTTTCCCACATGTCACCTTTTCCTTGGAGTAAGTATTTTATTCTTGTTGGCTCTGAAGCGACTTTATACATTCTATTATCATTTTTGTGTATCTTTAATTCAATGGTACTGGCAACATCTTTGTTAACTCGATCTTGAAGTTGTTTAAATCAGCCTGGTTTGACAATACTTGCAATAGCTTTTTGTCCATGACAATGTATATTTTCTTGTCTATAATATTATTGGCAAATTTTTAGTGATTTTTGTTTTCttcaatattattattttttactccTTATTAGAGCTTTGACTTCTGGTGATTTTTGTCTTGGACTTGTGGGCAAttagttttgttgcaattattCTGAAATGCATTCTCTTTTGATCAAGGTAAAAAGGCTGGTAAAGACAATGTAGCAAAATCCAAGGTCCAACAGCCTGGTAAGGAGGAACTAAGAAAGAAAGTATGCGAAATTTTGAAGGAAGTTGACTTTAATACGGTGAGTTACTTGTACGAAGATTGTTTTTTGTAGATTGCTACAGTTTTGCACTCAACTTGTTAGATTGTAAATTTTTAGTAAAATGCCTAAATTATCctattagtaattttttttataggagCTACTTTTTATGATTATGATGATGCTTTTGGTAAAATATCCGTAGTATTGGTGCTCTCTTCTATTTTCAAACAAATTCCCAGTTGTTTGGATCTTATACTCGCTTGAGTGACCAATTTTGCTTGTTTCAGGCAACTTTCACAGACATTCTGAAGCTGTTAGGTATATATTATCTTCAGAACTATTACTTGTTTCTTTATTTTCgatccatcaactaattttgacaACAATTTTCTGTCAGCTACGCATTACAAAGTGGATCTGACCTCACGAAAAGCATCAATAAAACTCATAATCCAAGAGGAGCTGACCAAATTGGCTGAAGCTGAAGAGGAGGAGGATGATGAAGACTAGGAGGCGAAGCAGAAAAGATGTGTTTTTTAACTAGCAAGTCCACTCATGTAACGTTCTAATTTACTTGTAGCCACAATGTGTTTTTATTCGTAGGTGTAGATGTATCTGTGATAATTATGGGGTTCTGGTTGTAAACTAAACAATGAAAATTTTTATAGTTTCGGTGTATTTGTTTAGTGTTAATGGACCAAGTTTATTTTATTTCTGACATGATCAAAACTCAAGGATGTTTGTGTTTCCATATATTCCCTAATTTTTAGGGCCATAAATgagtttggataaagttttatgttgtttaaagttatttgataagatagttgagtttaaaatgaattaaattgtTGGAATGATGGTTCATAATTGAGTTTTGgttaaataatataaatttatttatttatttaaaaaaattagtgtgagtaaaataaaatcatcatcttaGCCGCCACTCTAAAATAGTCCCACATATCTTAAAAGGGGAAAAATTATAAGAGTTTATTTAACTTTAGTTGACCGATTTTCCTAGATAAGAGACATGAGATAATCTAAAATAATGTTTGCACCTATCAAATATCAAATAATTCCTCTCTAATGATAATTCCTACCTCGGTATTAACTCGGCTACATCCGCGAAGCTTTATCATTTTCAAGTATAGTTCTCatggattttaataaatttaaactcGATTTGTGTTTCGTTATAATTTAAATATCCTTAGTTTGAGAATTCCTATCATTTTACACGTCATATTATTTGTACGTTGCACTTACAAATATATACTGataaaaaggaagagaaaaaaaatttaaaaaaacaaaaaaccttTGCTACAAACTGATGACCCTGAGTCTCACAATGTTGCTCGGTTGTGACCTAGCAGATTAAAAAAACCTCTGCCTAGTGACTCAAAGCCTGTTCAGTAAGGTTTGGTCAACCTCTGCCCTATCAGATATACAAACTTCTTATTATCGCAACCTTCACAATTGACTATACATTCTACATCCGGAAGTCCATGACAGTGATGATATTGTTCAGGAAAAGCATCTTGTCGGAGAAACACGCCGCTACCTTGTCACCTTCCCTGTTCCAGCATACCTCAAAGATGCCGCCTGGCCCCTGGTAAGTCTTCAGTAACCTCCCTTCTTTTATGGACCATATGTGCAGCGACCGATCCAACGCTCCGCTCGCCAAGTATTCACCATTTGGACTAAATGCTATAGAATATACAGCGTCCCTAGTATTTGTGCAATAGATGGAAATATACAGTTATTAGTATAAGAGAGGAATGATGAGATCAAGTAATGGTAGACTTTACTTGTGACCATTCAAGCTGCAAAGAAGGTGTCCATGCTCGATGTCCCACAATTTAATCGTAGAGTCATAAGACGCACTGCAATGGTGTGGAAGTTATCAGTAATGTGATCAAAGGCATCTGCAAGCAAGTCGTATGACTATGCTGAGGTTCGCAAGATAGTTTAAGACGTAAAGCTACAAAAAGAAAGGTTGAACATCAAACACTCTACAAGGAGAAGGCTGATTGGAATGTTTCTACGATCCAGAGCAAAGTACGAAGAAAGCAAGCTACGGTTGTAATTTGTTCCCGGGACGAAGGTATATACCCAATTGTGCAAAGAAATTACTCACGTAGCGAGAACTTGATTTGAAGTATTTGTGCACGGACCAATTGGCCTCCATCTAATTGTGTATATTTCCTGAAAATGAAAACCACAGTGACATGAGCGAGTAGAAAGAGTAAAACAATTTAAACAAATGAAAGATTAGAACCTTGCTATGATCTCTGAAATCATGCAAATATTTATCCTCCTTCAGACTCCATATCTGTATATTATTCACAGAAAGTCATAAAACATAAATGGGCCAAAAAGTAAAGTGGAAAAATAAGATTCATTGATCTACAAAAGacaattaaatataaaatttaatcagtttgcatatctatatttatttatttatctggaACAATAACAACTTTTGAAATGATAGCTTATAGTTGCTCGAGCAAAGATGAGTTGAATTTTAGTGCAGATTGGGTTACAATCTAGCTAAATTTGTAAACGAATTTATTGTACAACTTGCAAATATCAAAAGTTATTCACATATTGAAAGATTAAGCTGCAGAAAAATTCTTCTCTAACATGTTTATTTACCTTTGCAGTCCCATCATCAGAGCATGAAGCCAATAGGGTGTGAGTTGGATCCCATTTAGCAGCATTAACTTCGGCCTAAATGAAAAGGTAAAAAATTGATTCAAGGAAAGATGAAATGTATCATTATTTGCACAAAGGCAGTTAAAATCCTAACGATTAAAATTGCACCCAGGTAAGCATGTTAAGGTGCATTTGATCCAAGATTAGAACGAACAATAGTTATACCTTGTGGCCAGAAAAAGCCTTCAACGGGCAAGTCTCACCAACCTTGCAAACATAGATCATGTTGTCGGCAGAGCATGAGGCAAAAGTACAATTGCTTTTCCAATCAATGTCAAATATTGGCGCTGGAAAACAATATTGGCATCTACTACAGTGAGCCTTGTTTAGCTGAAGTTAGGACATTTAAAAAATTCACACTTCGATGTCTCACTGATATAAGAAAAACAAGTACCTGAATGAAATTTAAATTGTTGTTTGCATTCCCAAGTATTTGTATCCCACACAATAGTAGTTTTGTCAACACTGCCACTTAGGAGGAAATCACCCTTCTTGTTCCATTTTAGTGAGAAAATGGCTCCTTCATGTTTCGCTAATGTGCTTCTCAGTTCTCCTGTTAACCATCCAAAGAAGGAAAACTAAAACCTCATCCAAAAAACATGATTTTGGATATAACAAAGGCAAAGCAAGGAAGGGTGTTTTTTTTATGACTATTATAGTTCAGTTATGCATCTCTTTACCTTGTTAGAGAAAAGATATTAAGATGGTATCATAAATCATGTCACTGAGGACAATTTTTCGGTAATCAACATAGAGTAATATCATAATCAGATCAGCCGCCCTCTTAGTGAAATCTAAATAAACTCCTTGTTTTTTAACTTATGTGTAGATTAAGATTGAAAATGTTATATCAACAATGTGAAAGAACTTAAAACATGAGTAACATTAAAAACTCTATCTTCTTCACCAGCCCAACAAAAATTATAATCTCCATAAAAAATATAAGGTGGAAGGAAAACATAACCCTAAAATTTAAAAGAGAACATCCAGCTATGCAAAAGTATATTTACCATCTGGGCTCCATACTCTTGCTTCTCCATCGTAGCAACCAGTAGCAAGTAAAGAACCACCATCCTGTTAGACAAATAAATATGAAAGTAACATCAAATGGTGTTCATAAGGTATCACAGAACAGTTCTAGAGCAGCAGCATCGCTCAAATTGAACCATAAAAACTGCAGTGATAAATGAAAACAGATCTAATAGTTAAAAACAAAAAATGGTCCAAGATGCAAAGCTTACGTTCCAGTCTAGGGTAGTGACATCTTTGCACTTCTCATTTGCTCTACCCTTGAAATGTTTAAGGATATGAACATTTGAAGGTAAAATTTGCACATCTTTGCAGGATGGACCATCTGGAACTTTCCAAATCCTTGCAGTTGAATCACCAGACCTACATTTCAAATACATATCATATTTAAGACGCAAAGTTAGAACAAGATAGTATAAAATTGTCAAAGAATTCAGTGCAAAAGCTTATCATTCTTGAAGGTACGGGTAAATTATCAAATTTAACCAAACACCACAAAGACCAAAGCAAACATCCTGAGGTATCATAAATCGCAAGTGTTAAACGGCATGAGGATCTATGGTAGCTTGTCTTGTTCATGCAGGTAACAAATATTAGTTCAAGTTCAAATAGGAACTCTAATGGGGAACAATCATGGTGACAATTGGTTTGGGGCTacctaattaatcaaattaaattgagTATGGTGTGACATTTTCCAAAGTGAACTAAGTCACCCTGTGATTTTGACTTAAATCACCTTAATAGTCATTTTGCACTAAAAAATAAGCTAGACACCTCAAAAGCCATAGATATGGTTTTCAGTTTAAAATATTATGTTTTGTATCTTGaagatgtttttttaaaaaaaaatcaatttggtggTCATTTACCATTAAAAGATACATTATTGAGGATAACAATGGGGTTTTGAAGAGGTGTCAAGAGAAAAGatgattataaaaattaataataacaaAGAACCTCAATAAATCATCCTAATTATCCTTTCCATATAATCTCATCAAGGCTATAAGTGTAGAATGTCacatttacaattttttttttggataaccTATAACCACTATTATCTCAACATCCTCCATGGCACTAATTTAGCTTTATAAAATATAAACACAGAACAGTGTAGCTAAAAGTACTTCTAATAGGCTCATATTTATGCTCTGAATAAGAAATTCTCACCCGGAGGCAAGAAGTGAGCCAGCTGGGCTCCATGCACAAGCAAATATCTAAAGAAATATTTAGCACAAAGTAAGAATATTATCCAAAACGAAAACTTGAAAATAAGCATGGAAACAAACCTCAGAACCATGTCCTTCCAAGATGGTCACTTCAGAAGACGAGATCTCACAAGCTAAAGATTGAGAACTAGGTGTGTTGTCCATTTGTTTTGGCCCTACAAGAATAAAAAAACAAGTAATTGAGTTTACTAAGACAAATAAATGCAAGTGAACAATTAATTTTCCACAAAAAAGTATGCACATATATACTTGGTGAATATGCCTCAATCTAGTATATTGTCAGGTTATGTCATCAGTTCATCaccaagaatttttttttaacaaattacatATACATGTCATAAAGGACATGCAACTGTTATTAAACATATAATTCGACTACAAAGTTCTCCTTCCCAGAATAAGTAAAGAAGAGATAAAGCATATGTCTAAGAGCTTTGTTACAGGGAAGGTCTCATATTATGCATTAATATTCCTTAATTGATAATGAACAGCAACTGTTATTCAAAAATTGTTGAAATGGTTGCTTAGATATGCTTCAGCCACTTTGGATTATGTGTGGATTGTCAACTTCCTAAGATATGATTCATCTCTTTTGTACTGTTGCTGGTGTGACTTTCAGTAACTCTGTCAAGAGCATAGTCAGTGATCAGGGGTGATGTGACAAGACTGTATATATGCATCTTCCATAGTTATCTAATATATGAGACAGGTCCATCCTCATGAACACTATTAATTCAACAATAAGTCTATTAGTTCAAATGAGAAAAAAAGccaatttaaattttagataaagaTTAATGCTGTTGTGGGATTAGAAAGGGATTATACCCGACATATCAAGCTAATTAGTATGCCAACAAGACAAATATAACATGATAAAAAAATCATGCACCCAACAAGAAAATTGATTAAGAAgtttacttgattttttttttctgtatttTGATCTACTATTCATTTCTTTGGGGATACAAGTCCAACTGCACAAGTGAATTGAATTGGTTACTGAAATAAgtgtaatttaaaagaaatgaagTAGCATTTAAAACCCAAGACAAATAGATGATAGATCCTTAGTAGACTACATATATAGTCGTGTAACCTAAGAAGTTGTCCAGGAGGCTTTTTATGGAGTAATGAAAGAGACTTCACCCCTAGAAACTTTATGCTTTCCAAGTTTACTCTTTACTTTGGATTGGGAATGTCGCTTTTCCATTTTCATCACCCTTTCCTTAACCTTCCCTTGGTCATCATCCACATCCATCTTATCTTTATCGTCTTCTTGATCTCCATCTTTCTTTTGCCTTCCTCCTGGTGTCTCACCTTTAAATTGTTCTTGTTCTCGAGCATGCACATTATCTTTAATTCTATCAGATTCCTTCTgaatcttttcttttctcttagcTTTTACCATTATTTGTAGTTCATCTACACTCTTTGTGATGAGATCCAAAGGTTGCAAAAAGGAAAAGTCATCTTCAGAATCTACATCATTCTGGCAAATTTCAAGAATCACAAGTGGTGGTTATCAACATactcaaaaacaaaagaaaacatggCTGACAAGAAGGACATGCATACATTATCTAAGTTAGCTTCCATTTTAACATACTGCAGACCTTTTTGTACTAGGGTGACAAGAGCATCTGGTGGAACTAGATTTCCATCAATGGCAAAATTGTGAATGCCAGCTTCATATCCCAAAACAAATGATGCATGAGTCAAACCTGTTAAAGCCACCAGGTTAGCAATGTCACACCAAGCCATCTTTTCTACAAACATAAACTCTTATCAAAGGCTCTACGTGATAGCAACTTTGAGTATTAAAGAAAAATGAGTAGATTGGAAAAAGTAGTCAACTTGAAGCAGAAGAGTAACAGAACATTAAGTTCTCAAAACAAGATATTATTCACATTCGAAAGGAACACTGAAACAGTTAAGCAGATGCACTAACTCGACAGCACCACAATAAGAAAACAACTATTCCTTCCCTGAAAAAAATCAGTTTCCTAAAAACCCCAAGGAACATTATGCATATTGCCACATCTGGGCCATCTGATGGCCACGAGTTATTTCGATGAATTAAACACttcttttcttaaaaataaaaaaaaattgaattggaCTTGGACAACGAGAGAAATAAACCAATTCCATAACGGTGCTACATTTTAGTCGTCTAGGCACAAGATTACAGATATTGCGGAGTAAATATAAACCAAAGAATGCAACAAAAAAGCTAACATATTCTTAGGGACCCTAATCCACCAATTCTCCATTAAGACGAGAAGAGAGaccacaatccacctcttcaaAACTTATGTGGGCATAACTTATTCAATCAAAATTCTAACAGAACAAACAtattaattcaaaaattcatcaagaacaataaagattaataaaaaattctaatagtCTTAGAATAAGAAGAGCATTCGCAATCACTCGTGCCCCGATAAAAAGAAGTACAGAAAACAACCCAAAAGGAAGACATCCTCAACGCCATTATTGTCCCTTCGAGTCGCTCCGTCTCTCATCAATCAAACGATTATTTCCCTAGTGATTCAACTACCTAATCGCCTGATAGAGAAGATACTGTATCGGATTCGAGAGGAACGGGAGAGTAATACGACGGAGATCGAGGACAAGAGACGGCGACCTGATTCCTGGAGGTAACGGAAGACGAGGAAGATGAGCTCGGTGGAAGTGATAGTCGAAATCGTCATGGAATCCACGGCCGAGATTGCTGCACCATGAAATGAAATGACAACAAAATCGCATACCGAACTCGATGGTGAACTAGGGCTAAAATACAGGGCCTGGATTCGAATGGCGGCCGGCGAATATATAGGCGCGAGAGTGTTCAGTTAATTCTTGGGAAATTTCCGTTTGTCACCCCCATATTATCGATTTTATCAATTGCATCCCTCTAGAAACATCTACTATTCAAGGTGATATGGATTTTATTGTGGCACATTCGATTCAAAATGATAAGAATTGAAATAATTGTTTATGAGAATTAGAATTTCATATAATATATAATAGAAACATTTATTCGTGAAATGCAATAGATATTTCAGCTGGATTTCAATATTGatgagtaaaaaaataaaataatcaaaattaCTTCCTTAAGAAACACTCCAAAACCGTAGTTTGGATAAATGCTATTCTTTGGTtttgcatattctaagcacaaaTTTGAACTCTTCACCAATAAGCCTTCTTGGCGCTAACCtcgaataataataaatattataattatcatCATAATCATACGAGAGAAAGATCTCCTGCAGGAGCCGATCTTTTCATCAATTTCGCCCAAGATTCATTTGTCTCTGTAATGATCTTCAATGCATAATCCTAAAATACAACACAAGGATAATAAGAATCACGTAAGTGGCAATATGCTTGATTGTATGAAAGAATTTATGGGAGAAATAAAGTTATACTCAATGCATTTAATAATATAATTGTTCATATGGATTTGCATCTTTTGATAATGTAGTGGAAAAGGAAATGTATAGTGTGAAAATATATAAGATAGGATTTAAAGTAACAATATACATCATGATAAATTTAGAAGAAATCTTAAGGAACCTAAAAATAATCTAAGATGGAACAACAAGGCTCAAAGTAAACGGATCCACTTTGGAACTCCGAAAGTTCAAACGAACATTTTGTTATTCTGCAATGCCATTTTAAGGAGCAGATCCAACCCAAAATATTCTCCGCCATTAACATCAACTATTTGTTCAAGGTATCAGATCCAGTAATACTTTCTATGAGATTTAATAATATTAAGCCTATGAGGCATCCAAAACTGCATGTATGTAACAATCAGATAGCAGATTCTGATACTGAATTAGAGAGTGAAAAATGAAAGTCATACAAGAATTACCTTGTTTGCAGCCTTATTGCCAAGACCAAACTTATTGGCAGGCTTTCCATCTGGAATCTTGTAGTCTCTGAACCAGTCTCTTATGGCAGTAAGAGTCCCCTGAAGAAATAAGCCATCAATTGGTAAGGAGCCGTAAACCACAACATATCATGCATTGGAATCATCATTTGTGCATTTCAAAAGAGTGCCAAACTAGCTTTCTTTATAATTATTGAGAACTGTAACACTGTTATTGCTCAACTCTTATATATTCTTTTTTTAAACATGAGTACAGTGTATACTTTTAGACATTCTGTACTAGGTGCTATATATTTGTCGATTAAACACCCTTGAGAAATTCTGAAGAAAGTCCTGCCAGTTGCAAACCAGTGGTCTCGGATATTCAGACACTAAACTTCAAAATTGGTTAGATCAAATCTAAAATAGGAAACAGACTCAGAGAAACATAATTTGCATTTAAGAACAGGTAGCTAAATGGGAAATCCAGTAAGgccttaaaaaaaatttgtttcaaaACAGTTATATGCTGTTTGGATTACTCGAACGTGTGGGCAGCAGGCCAAACAAAGCACACTTTGGACATGAGATTTTAGGTCATAAAAGAAAAGCTAGAATTCTTAGTATGTTTGAGGTACATATTTATGTGTGTGTGTATATTCAAAGGCAGTtggtttttatatatataataaaacctAGAATCCAGTTATTTATCATAAACATATATAACCAACAAAACAAATGTGCATTTAAGTAATGAGACAATGAAACAGTGGAATATTTGAAAGCTAACTAATTTATGTCAACAGAAACCATACTGGAAAATGTTTCTCGACATCATCAGCATCATTTACAAGTGAAGCTCGAGGATCGTCCAATGAAATTGCAACAATCTTCCAGTCAAGCTCTCCTTCATCAATCATAGCTAAAGCTGCCAAAGGCTTCACTTTGAGAATGTCACCAATGTTAGCACGCCTTTCACCTATTTCTACAACATCAACTGGAAAATGAAAAAACTTAAGACATGACATTGCTGCATTCCGTGATACTTTTGATAGActataaaaaatattcaaaaagtgACGGCAACAAAAAGAGACATTCTTCTAAACCTGGATCATTATCCCCAAATGCCCCTTCAACTTCTGCATTAGCAAAAGATGGGTCTTCCCACGTCTGAGGAAGCAGTCCATAATTCCAGTTAATGTTGTATCTGAACATAGATGAAAAAACAATTGATCATCAGACAGAAATCATAGTCAAGTATGACAAATAATGAATGGATGACATTTGTGACCAGTCATAAAATCTATCAAAGAACGGACTATCTGTATTATCTAATCCTTTTCAATTAGTTCCATCAGGTAGAGACATGAACTCGAAGAACAGGTTTGCACTTAGCTATGCTTACTGGAATGTACGCAAAATGACTAGTGTTTTGTTTTTTTGAGAAATAAAGATCTCTCATTGTGGTGTAAGTTGCGCTATCAAACTTGGCGTAGGCAATTGACATGGAGAAATGAGAATTTCCATCTGGCTATAAACGTAAATGTAGATCACTCAGATGGTTTGATTGATCATGGTTGTGGGAAAAAAGAGAATGTTAAGAGGATAACCGTGTTGGAGACAATGCGCGGTTCACCTACACTGCACTGACACAAAATCCCGCTTTTAAGAAGTTGCAGTTTCATGCGAAGTTCATTTATGAAAACTTTACTAGAAAACCAATTTCGCAGCATCCAATCCATgctattatatattatatttgtGATTAAAAAGCAGGAGTTTGACGACCAAAGAAATATCAGGAAAACTAAATAAACCAAGCTAAAGAGTTGCAAATGTCCTCACGGGTAGTATCGGAGCTTCCCCTTCTTGGTGTCCTGCTTTATAGGCGTGTACGCTTCATCGGTGGCGACTTCCATCTTCGCGCTCGTCTCCTTGGGGATCTCCACGATGAAGTTGTAGACCCCGTCGCCTAAGTGCAAGGGCACATCGTGCCACGGCGACATCTTCTTCCCGGATCcgtcgaggaagaatacccggtAGTCGAGGGTTTCCGGACTCCCTTCCTCCCTGACCTGGAAATCGGATTTGAGGAGGGCAGAGGGGGCGAGGAAGTGCCGCCGGGAGATGAAGGAGACGAGCCTCGGCTTCGCGGatgagaagaggaaggaagctcggtGGCATGAAGGGGCAGACCGCGAGCGCAATCCGTGGAGGGCGGCGGTGGAGGTGGCGGCGACGAAGCGGTTGGCGGATGCAGTGGCGGCCATCGCCATGAATTGGGAGGAGCGGGGGGCGATGATTGGATTTGGATGGCATCTCCGAGCCGCCGTCACCTGCCTTATAATTGAACCGGATCAAGGACCAGAATCAACCAGATCGGATCAGTTTAACGAAGACTCggtctttttgaaaaaaaaaaaaaagtaaaatgaaaaaagagaaaTTACGGGGGCTTATTCCTGAATGTCTCCAATTATTCAAATTTCATTTTGGCCCCTCTCTTTGTTCCAGAAGAAATAGATGTAGGACCAAGAAGAAGAGTGATGGAAGACGAAAGCGAGACGCTACATTCAATCTCAAGACATTTATCTTATTGGGGAAGAGGACTCAACATGCTGGAAGAAATTTTTTACATGCATCTAACCAGAAATCGAACATGTTCACAGCAATTCTTTTTGGTTCAAAATGGCGAATGGCGAGATGAGATGGATCGTAATTGCAGTCGAGTAACCAACATTACGTTTAAGATGCTGCTGTATCAGCTGACTCTTCATCCTCCATCTTCGGTGACTTACCATACTGGCAATTCCTGGAATTCAAGAACAAACTCAGTTTCAGAAAAGTA from Zingiber officinale cultivar Zhangliang chromosome 4A, Zo_v1.1, whole genome shotgun sequence includes the following:
- the LOC121970607 gene encoding soluble inorganic pyrophosphatase 6, chloroplastic-like, with protein sequence MAMAATASANRFVAATSTAALHGLRSRSAPSCHRASFLFSSAKPRLVSFISRRHFLAPSALLKSDFQVREEGSPETLDYRVFFLDGSGKKMSPWHDVPLHLGDGVYNFIVEIPKETSAKMEVATDEAYTPIKQDTKKGKLRYYPYNINWNYGLLPQTWEDPSFANAEVEGAFGDNDPVDVVEIGERRANIGDILKVKPLAALAMIDEGELDWKIVAISLDDPRASLVNDADDVEKHFPGTLTAIRDWFRDYKIPDGKPANKFGLGNKAANKDYALKIITETNESWAKLMKRSAPAGDLSLV